The Rhabdothermincola sediminis region GCCATGGCGGTGCTCGACGTGCCCCGCCGCCTGCTCGCCGCCGCAGCCGACGCCGGAGCCCTACGACCGGACGAGCCCGCCAGCGATCCACTCGACCACCCCGTCGACGGAGCGCTGCTCCGGACCCTGGCGTGGGTCGTGGCCCTCAACGGGGCGCTCCTCACCGAGCGGCTGACCACTGGTCTGCCCACCACGGAAGCCGCGCTCGGCCGAGAGCTCACCACCGCTCTGCTGCTCGGGTGGGGTGCGGACCCGGCCGCCCTCGCCACCGCCCGCATCCTCGCCCACGACTGGGCCCGCTGAGCATCCGGCACCGCGACAAGAAGGAAGGAGCACGACCGGTGGACACCGCAACGGCGATCATCGTGGTTCTCGGGGCCTTCGGGTTCGGCGCGTTCCTCTGGACCCTCGCCGAGTACCTGCTCCACCGGTTCGCCATGCACCATCTGCACGGCAAGGGGATCATGAGCCGGGAGCACCTCGAGCACCACGTGCACTCCTCGTGGCACTTCGATCGGACCCACCTGATGAGCTGGGCCGGGATGTTGACCGTGGGCTTCCTCGGCTGGATGCCGCTGGGCTGGCTGGTGGGCGGCCCCCGGGTGGGGATCGCGGTCGCCATCGGCTGGGCGTGCGGCTACTTCTTCTACGAGTACCAGCACGCAGTGGCGCACCTCAGGCCCCCGACCGGAAGGTACGGCGCCTGGGCGCGGCGGCATCACTTCCACCACCACTTCGGACACCCCATGGCCAACCACGGCGTGACGATCCCGCTGTGGGACAAGGTCTTCGGCACGCTGGAGCGACCGGAGACCGTTCGGGTGCCGCGCCGGCTCGCCCTGCCGTGGATGCTCGACGACGACGGGTCGGTCAAGCCCGAGTTCGCCGACAGCTACGCGCTGGTGGGCCGGGCCGGCATCGACGAGCGCCAGGCGATGATCGACCGGGTCCGGGCATTCGCCTCGCTCGCGCCGCTGGACTGACCGTCGCCGGGCTCCCACGCGCTCCCCTGCCCCCGAGCGCGGCACCGCAGGCCCCTCATCGCTGAGTTCCTAACAGCGGTCAAGGGTCTCAGGCGGCTTTCTCGCTAGGTTCGGTGGTGGGC contains the following coding sequences:
- a CDS encoding sterol desaturase family protein produces the protein MDTATAIIVVLGAFGFGAFLWTLAEYLLHRFAMHHLHGKGIMSREHLEHHVHSSWHFDRTHLMSWAGMLTVGFLGWMPLGWLVGGPRVGIAVAIGWACGYFFYEYQHAVAHLRPPTGRYGAWARRHHFHHHFGHPMANHGVTIPLWDKVFGTLERPETVRVPRRLALPWMLDDDGSVKPEFADSYALVGRAGIDERQAMIDRVRAFASLAPLD